In a single window of the Biomphalaria glabrata chromosome 5, xgBioGlab47.1, whole genome shotgun sequence genome:
- the LOC106072290 gene encoding multiple epidermal growth factor-like domains protein 10 isoform X1 encodes MALTVISKFCYINSCNSVTGECNSGCNGYSNPPECTFECDRNHWGLNCQHYCSENCYNKTCDKVTGRCDSGCDIGYSNPPDYSLGNDIIDSHLAYSCCHINCLSRKLGLNSINECSIYYSNKSCDKVTVVCQEHLKCNDLTTNITAHHANGSNTMAFEASIGIGIAIGAGLIIFLDVVMLLIYKARFSKTLLKERQGIDPKKETQLHEKSNKERQLQSLETHSGDYDDFMHLNEYQHFYEKTHNKADAGHDESDSSSKYKHVQTSHYDSVNHL; translated from the exons ATGGCATTAACTGTCATCAGTAAGTTTTGTTACATCAATTCATGTAACAGTGTAACTGGTGAATGTAACAGTGGATGTAATGGATACAGTAATCCACCAGAATGTACCTTTG AGTGTGACAGAAATCACTGGGGACTTAACTGTCAACACTACTGTAGTGAGAACTGCTACAACAAAACTTGTGACAAAGTGACAGGCAGATGTGACAGTGGTTGTGACATAGGATACAGTAATCCGCCGGATTATAGTTTAGGGAATGATATTATTGATAGTCATCTTGCTTATTCATGTTGTCATATAA attGTTTATCGAGAAAGTTGGGTTTGAATTCTATTAATGAGTGCAGTATCTATTACTCTAACAAGTCATGTGACAAAGTCACTGTAGTATGTCAAGAGCACTTGAAATGTAATGATCTGACCACAAACATCACAG CGCATCATGCTAATGGCTCCAACACTATGGCATTTGAGGCTAGTATTGGCATAGGAATCGCTATAGGTGCTGGCCTCATCATTTTCCTAGATGTTGTGATGCTGTTGATATATAAAGCCAGATTTTCGAAAACACTGTTAAAGGAAAGGCAAGGAATAGATCCAAAGAAAGAGACACAACTCCATGAAAAAAGTAATAAAGAGCGACAGCTTCAGAGTCTAGAGACACATTCTGGGGATTACGATGATTTTATGCATCTCAATGAATACcaacatttttatgaaaaaactcaCAATAAAg cagatgcaGGTCATGATGAAAGCGATTCATCGTCAAAATACAAGCATGTACAGACTTCTCATTATGATAGTGTAAACCATTTGTGA
- the LOC106072290 gene encoding multiple epidermal growth factor-like domains protein 10 isoform X2, producing MALTVISKFCYINSCNSVTGECNSGCNGYSNPPECTFECDRNHWGLNCQHYCSENCYNKTCDKVTGRCDSGCDIGYSNPPDYSLGNDIIDSHLAYSCCHINCLSRKLGLNSINECSIYYSNKSCDKVTVVCQEHLKCNDLTTNITAHHANGSNTMAFEASIGIGIAIGAGLIIFLDVVMLLIYKARFSKTLLKERQGIDPKKETQLHEKSNKERQLQSLETHSGDYDDFMHLNEYQHFYEKTHNKDAGHDESDSSSKYKHVQTSHYDSVNHL from the exons ATGGCATTAACTGTCATCAGTAAGTTTTGTTACATCAATTCATGTAACAGTGTAACTGGTGAATGTAACAGTGGATGTAATGGATACAGTAATCCACCAGAATGTACCTTTG AGTGTGACAGAAATCACTGGGGACTTAACTGTCAACACTACTGTAGTGAGAACTGCTACAACAAAACTTGTGACAAAGTGACAGGCAGATGTGACAGTGGTTGTGACATAGGATACAGTAATCCGCCGGATTATAGTTTAGGGAATGATATTATTGATAGTCATCTTGCTTATTCATGTTGTCATATAA attGTTTATCGAGAAAGTTGGGTTTGAATTCTATTAATGAGTGCAGTATCTATTACTCTAACAAGTCATGTGACAAAGTCACTGTAGTATGTCAAGAGCACTTGAAATGTAATGATCTGACCACAAACATCACAG CGCATCATGCTAATGGCTCCAACACTATGGCATTTGAGGCTAGTATTGGCATAGGAATCGCTATAGGTGCTGGCCTCATCATTTTCCTAGATGTTGTGATGCTGTTGATATATAAAGCCAGATTTTCGAAAACACTGTTAAAGGAAAGGCAAGGAATAGATCCAAAGAAAGAGACACAACTCCATGAAAAAAGTAATAAAGAGCGACAGCTTCAGAGTCTAGAGACACATTCTGGGGATTACGATGATTTTATGCATCTCAATGAATACcaacatttttatgaaaaaactcaCAATAAAg atgcaGGTCATGATGAAAGCGATTCATCGTCAAAATACAAGCATGTACAGACTTCTCATTATGATAGTGTAAACCATTTGTGA